In the Quercus lobata isolate SW786 chromosome 5, ValleyOak3.0 Primary Assembly, whole genome shotgun sequence genome, one interval contains:
- the LOC115988837 gene encoding uncharacterized protein LOC115988837 — protein sequence MSLTPMSFLTIFLLLHLHLTATSSIHNLLESQGLPAGLFPDSVKSYSLDQNGLLEVHLDQPCLAKFETRVHFDSVIRANLSFGGLKGLEGLSQEELFLWLPVKDIIVNDPSSGLILFDIGVAHKQLSLSLFEDPPVCKPQGLILEENSRKMNMGFQVQR from the exons ATGTCTCTGACACCTATGTCCTTCTTGACTAtctttcttctcctccatcttcatCTCACAGCCACCTCTTCCATCCACAACCTTCTTGAAAGCCAAGGCCTTCCGGCTGGGCTTTTCCCAGACAGTGTAAAGTCATACAGCCTAGACCAAAATGGACTTCTAGAGGTTCATTTGGACCAGCCATGCTTAGCCAAGTTTGAGACGAGAGTACACTTTGATAGTGTAATCAGGGCTAACCTCAGCTTTGGTGGGCTCAAAGGGTTGGAGGGTCTGAGTCAGGAAGAGCTTTTTCTATGGCTGCCAGTGAAAGATATCATAGTGAATGATCCATCTTCAGGGCTGATTTTGTTTGATATTGGTGTTGCTCATAaacaactctctctttctctgtttgAAGATCCTCCAGTTTGTAAGCCTCAAG GCTTAATATTGGAGGAGAATAGCAGGAAGATGAATATGGGATTTCAAGTTCAAAGATAA
- the LOC115991930 gene encoding uncharacterized protein At5g39570: MAYYRSSYLEDDLGEYNLTPYGDSYDSVPSHGLMDYYPSYDSNNYQFFEYNSIPCYSAYNPPHSYSSVAYSTSTFSEPRCIEYDPHVYGGDYNPGLTQFVISYSTVEFNVPEFDDYDPTPYGGGYDIAQNYGKPLPASDEICYPRSMPPDPNAVTSGSIALPSGKEETGALAEKPQNGSKQSLANEEEQQLHDISDKGLDSHKDEPFQADGSGYGNGIAEEHGYESYDKPVPEPPSGYGLEAMDLCESLFGYWPCLSREKRRCDRQYCADEGSNSDPWKGTAEYLFGSSNPYGERRAVEGSYVDSNYGYERHYQEQPLYRQVYYDE; encoded by the coding sequence ATGGCCTACTACAGATCCAGCTATCTTGAGGATGATCTTGGTGAGTACAATCTTACCCCTTATGGTGATAGTTATGATTCAGTTCCAAGTCATGGCTTAATGGATTATTATCCTAGCTATGATTCCAACAATTATCAGTTCTTTGAGTATAACTCAATCCCTTGTTATAGTGCTTACAATCCTCCACATAGCTATTCATCAGTTGCATATTCTACCTCTACATTCAGTGAGCCTAGATGTATTGAGTATGACCCTCATGTTTATGGTGGGGATTACAATCCTGGTttgactcaatttgtgatatcTTACTCTACTGTGGAGTTTAATGTACCTGAATTTGATGATTATGATCCAACACCTTATGGTGGTGGTTATGATATAGCTCAAAACTATGGCAAGCCCCTTCCAGCCTCAGATGAAATTTGTTATCCTCGATCTATGCCACCGGATCCAAATGCTGTCACTTCTGGGTCCATCGCATTGCCTAGTGGGAAAGAGGAAACTGGTGCGCTGGCAGAAAAACCTCAAAATGGAAGCAAACAATCCTTGGCGAATGAAGAAGAGCAGCAATTACATGATATCAGTGACAAAGGCCTTGACAGTCACAAAGACGAACCTTTTCAAGCAGATGGGAGTGGATATGGAAATGGAATAGCTGAAGAGCATGGTTATGAATCTTATGACAAGCCGGTGCCCGAACCTCCTAGTGGATATGGCTTGGAAGCCATGGACCTTTGTGAAAGTTTATTTGGTTATTGGCCTTGTTTGTCTCGTGAGAAAAGGAGATGTGATCGTCAATATTGTGCCGATGAAGGAAGCAACAGCGACCCATGGAAGGGAACTGCAGAATATCTCTTTGGAAGTTCAAATCCATATGGTGAAAGAAGGGCTGTTGAAGGTAGCTATGTGGATTCTAATTATGGCTATGAAAGGCATTATCAGGAGCAGCCTCTCTATAGGCAGGTTTATTATGATGAGTAA
- the LOC115993016 gene encoding transcription factor DYT1, with product MEYVGSALDGLFITKEGNSRGRVGRRRYSNDDGTEYKSKNLHAERRRRQKLSDRLLALRALVPIITNMNKATIIEDAISYIEELKNNVNVLQGLLYEMEASSEEGALPRSEEIDPAEEMRKSGIQAEVEVTQIDGKKLWIKIIFGKKRGGFTRLIEAMTAFGFELTDTSVTTSKGAMLVSSCVKGIHGEINEVQRTKELLLQIINGI from the exons ATGGAATATGTAGGCTCTGCCTTGGATGGATTATTCATAACAAAAGAAGGTAACAGCAGGGGAAGGGTTGGACGACGGAGGTACAGCAATGACGATGGCACAGAGTACAAGTCTAAGAACCTCCATGCAGAGAGGAGGAGAAGGCAAAAGCTCAGTGATAGGCTCCTGGCACTACGTGCATTAGTTCCTATTATCACAAAT ATGAACAAAGCAACCATTATCGAGGATGCAATTTCATACATTGAGGAGCTGAAGAACAATGTGAATGTTCTTCAGGGCCTACTTTACGAAATGGAAGCATCATCTGAAGAGGGAGCATTGCCAAGAAGTGAAGAAATTGATCCTGCCGAAGAGATGAGGAAAAGTGGAATTCAG GCAGAGGTTGAGGTCACCCAAATTGATGGGAAAAAACTTTGGATAAAGATCATCTTCGGGAAGAAAAGGGGTGGATTCACAAGACTGATAGAGGCCATGACTGCTTTTGGCTTTGAACTCACTGATACAAGTGTTACTACCTCCAAAGGAGCAATGCTTGTTTCATCCTGTGTTAAG GGAATTCATGGTGAAATAAATGAAGTCCAGCGCACCAAGGAGTTGCTGCTACAGATCATTAATGGCATATAG